A section of the Pochonia chlamydosporia 170 chromosome 2, whole genome shotgun sequence genome encodes:
- a CDS encoding glutathione S-transferase (similar to Metarhizium acridum CQMa 102 XP_007813335.1) — translation MSGASQIVLYDIPSREPRHCWSWNAWKTRFLLNFKGLDYVTEWTEYPDIKPKLEEHFPGETEFTIPTIRIKGSETYVMDSRNIAARLEADHPTPSVHLDSPYIDRLIQNLRLALIPLQPVYGYLVATRILNEESIPFFIAARSRDVGMPLEQFHKEGAGTAWEKAEKGFSNISELLRENEGPFFMGKTVSYADFVCAGVLLFLKGLGEDVSAELLRVSGDEGLAYKMLLEAVEPWSKRDSY, via the exons ATGTCAGGCGCCTCGCAAATTGTTCTATACGATATCCCGAGTCGAGAACCAAGACACTGTTGGTCTTGGAATGCCTGGAAAACTCGATTCCTTCTCAATTTCAAGGGCCTTGACTATGTGACGGAATGG ACTGAATATCCCGATATCAAGCCAAAACTGGAGGAACA CTTTCCAGGAGAGACGGAATTTACAATCCCGACAATTCGCATAAAAGGAAGCGAAACCTACGTTATGGATTCTCGCAACATCGCTGCACGACTCGAAGCCGACCACCCTACTCCATCAGTGCACCTCGACTCCCCATACATCGATCGCCTCATACAGAATCTACGTCTTGCACTTATTCCTCTTCAGCCTGTCTATGGCTATCTTGTTGCCACCCGCATACTCAACGAAGAGAGCATTCCGTTCTTCATTGCTGCAAGATCAAGAGATGTAGGTATGCCATTGGAGCAGTTCCACAAGGAAGGTGCAGGGACTGCGTGGGAAAAGGCGGAGAAGGGATTCTCCAACATTTCGGAACTGCTACGGGAAAATGAGGGTCCCTTCTTTATGGGAAAGACTGTGAGTTATGCAGACTTTGTCTGTGCCGGGGTTTTGTTGTTTCTCAAAGGGTTGGGAGAGGATGTGTCTGCCGAGTTGCTGAGGGTGAGTGGAGATGAGGGCCTCGCTTATAAGATGTTGCTGGAGGCTGTTGAACCTTGGTCGAAGAGGGATTCTTACTAG
- a CDS encoding AMP dependent CoA ligase (similar to Neosartorya fischeri NRRL 181 XP_001259941.1): protein MPFYPPSWVPQLPEIPDSISLETFMFDEKYGRYPIHSSRAPFTDGLTGRTYSILEVKQRVDYLSRALSQELGFKAQEGTEWDKVVACFSLNTIDYLTLAWAVHRLGGILSCVNASYNASELEYQLKDSGAKAIFTCLPLLKTTMEGIKKVGIPKQRVFLHQLPPLITAGLSNPGHKTTEDLIKAGSSLPSFKPADSYWKKGDGAKRIAFLCYSSGTSGLPKGVMIAHRNVIANTVQFVAYGQPNRDAIKKELGVTNYTENCLGLLPMSHIYGLIVICHVGPYRGDGVVVLPKYDFKMLLQAIQDFKIEMLYLVPPMIIHLSKQPDIVKQFDISSVRAVFTGAAPLKEDTARELLKALPSVVLLQGYGLTETSTVVCTTVPQDVWLGGSGSLLPGFVARIFTPEGKEVKEYNQTGELWVHSPSVVPGYLNNKKATDETFVTADDGLRYMRTGDEVLIAKSEKGNEHIFITDRIKELIKVKGHQVAPAELEGHLLTHPAVNDCVVIGIPAEREGEVPKAFVVKTPGVKVSDGDIIQSILKHVADHKSDYKRLRGGVEFIDVVPKNPSGKILRRLMRDKEKAKLKKEGARL, encoded by the exons ATGCCTTTCTACCCGCCATCATGGGTCCCTCAGCTCCCTGAGATTCCCGACTCCATCTCCCTGGAGACATTCATGTTTGACGAGAAATATGGCCGGTATCCCATTCACAGCTCGCGGGCGCCATTCACAGACGGTCTTACCGGCAGGACTTACAGTATCTTGGAGGTCAAGCAACGTGTTGACTATCTCTCGCGCGCGCTCTCACAGGAGCTTGGCTTCAAGGCTCAAGAAGGCACTGAATGGGACAAGGTTGTCGCGTGCTTCAGTCTAAACACGATTGACTACCTCACCTTGGCGTGGGCTGTGCACAGACTTGGTGGTATTTTGTCATGCGTCAACGCTTCATACAATGCCAGCGAGCTTGAGTATCAGCTAAAAGACTCGGGGGCCAAGGCCATTTTCACCTGTCTTCCCCTACTTAAAACCACCATGGAAGGCATCAAGAAAGTTGGCATTCCCAAGCAGCGGGTTTTCCTTCACCAGCTGCCTCCGTTGATCACGGCTGGTCTCTCCAACCCTGGCCACAAAACAACAGAAGACTTGATTAAAGCCGGTTCCAGTTTGCCTTCCTTCAAACCTGCTGACTCGTACTGGAAGAAAGGCGATGGCGCAAAGAGGATAGCATTCTTGTGCTATAGTAGTGGAACTTCTGGGCTCCCCAAGGGCGTCATGATTGCGCACCGAAATGTCATTGCCAATACTGTGCAGTTCGTGGCATACGGGCAGCCTAACCGAGATGCGATCAAAAAAGAGCTGGGCGTGACTAACTACACAGAAAACTGCTTGGGTCTCTTGCCAATGTCCCACATTTACGGCCTAATCGTTATATGCCATGTTGGTCCATATCGTGGAGACGGTGTCGTCGTCCTACCGAAATACGACTTCAAGATGCTGCTCCAAGCTATCCAAGATTTCAAGATTGAGATGCTGTACCTCGTTCCGCCAATGATTATTCACCTATCCAAGCAGCCGGACATTGTCAAGCAGTTCGACATCTCGTCGGTTCGTGCTGTCTTCACAGGAGCCGCGCCGTTGAAGGAAGATACCGCAAGGGAACTTCTCAAAGCCCTGCCCAGTGTCGTACTCCTCCAGGGCTACGGACTGACGGAGACATCGACCGTCGTTTGCACCACTGTGCCACAGGATGTCTGGCTAGGAGGATCTGGATCGCTTCTGCCCGGCTTTGTGGCTCGTATTTTCACGCCAGAAGGTAAAGAAGTCAAGGAGTACAACCAGACTGGTGAGCTTTGGGTGCATTCTCCGTCAGTGGTTCCAGGCTATCTGAACAACAAAAAGGCCACTGATGAGACGTTTGTGACTGCTGACGATGGGCTGCGATATATGAGGACCGGGGATGAAGTTCTCATTGCGAAGAGTGAGAAGGGCAACGAGCACATCTTTATTACCGACAGAATCAAGGA GTTGATCAAAGTCAAGGGCCATCAGGTTGCTCCAGCTGAGCTAGAAGGCCACCTTCTCACACACCCGGCGGTGAATGACTGTGTCGTTATCGGAATCCCCGCGGAGCGGGAAGGAGAGGTTCCCAAAGCCTTTGTCGTCAAAACTCCTGGCGTTAAAGTCAGCGATGGTGATATCATTCAGAGTATTCTCAAGCATGTTGCCGACCATAAGAGTGACTACAAGCGCCTTCGGGGTGGCGTGGAGTTTATTGATGTGGTGCCGAAGAATCCAAGCGGCAAGATTTTGAGGCGTTTGATGAGAGATAAAGAGAAGGCTaagttgaagaaggagggtgCGAGGTTATAA